In the genome of Massilia sp. W12, the window GTGCATGCGAAGGTTGTATTGAAGGCGGTTGGCATGCCAACCGTATGCCCTTCAATACCCTAGCCAGGAAACCGGTAAACAGCGTACTCCCGCCTGTCCAACTGAGGAATCCAGAATCATGCTGACTTATATCGTTTCAGGTTTTGCTGTAGGCCTGCTGGTCGGGCTGACTGGCGTTGGCGGCGGCAGTCTGATGACGCCCCTGCTCACTTTATTATTCGGCGTCTCGCCTTCGGTGGCGGTGGGTACAGACCTGGCGTTTGCCGCCACCACCAAAAGCGTGGGCACGCTGGTGCATAAAATCACCAGCACGGTGCGCTGGGAGATTGTGCGCCGGCTGTGTGTCGGGGCCTTGCCGGCGGCGCTGGCGGCCACCTTGTGGCTCAAGTCGCACGGCCCGCTGAACCAGGATATCGCCCAATTCATCCGTTATTCGATTGCCGCGTCGGTGATGCTGACCGTAATCGCCCTCTTGTTCAGAGGTAAAATGCAAGCCTGGATGAACGCCCATCCGAGCCGCCAGCTGACCGGCCAGCGCCAGGCGGCGGCCACGGTGATCAGCGGCGCGGTGATTGGCGCAATGGTGACGATTTCTTCGATTGGCGCCGGTGCGGTCGGGGCCACGATTCTGGTCTTGCTGTATCCGCGTTTGAGTCCGGCGGAAGTGGCCGGCACGGATATCGCCTATGCCGTGCCGCTCACCACGATTGCCGCATTGGGGCACTGGTGGTTAGGTTCGATTGATTGGTATTTATTGTTTACGCTGTTGCTGGGTTCGGTGCCCGGCATTACTCTGGGTTCGCTGTTGGCGCGCAAAATTCCGGAACGTTTTTTGCGCGGCCTGCTGGCCACTACGCTGACCCTGGTGGCGGCTAAACTGATTTCTTAAGATGCGCTGATTTTTAGAGGAAAGACATGTATCGCTACGACCAATACGACCATCTGATCGTCCGCGAGCGGATCGCCCAGTACCGTGACCAGGTGCGGCGCCGTCTGTCAGGCGAATTGCACGAGGATGAATTCCGTCCGCTGCGCCTGCAAAACGGCCTGTATATGCAGCGCCATGCCTATATGCTGCGGGTGGCGGTGCCGTATGGCCTGCTGTCTTCGGCGCAAGTGCGCATGTTTGCCCATATCGCGCGCAAATATGACCGTGGCTATGGCCATTTCACCACGCGCCAGAATATTCAATACAACTGGATTCAACTCGAAGACACGCCGGAAATTCTGTCCGATCTGGCTTCGGTGGAAATGCATGCGATTCAGACTTCCGGCAATTGCATCCGCAATGTCACCTCGGACGAATACGCCGGCGTGGCCCCGGATGAAATCATTGATCCGCGCCCGTTTTGCGAAATCCTGCGCCAGTGGAGCACCTTCCATCCGGAATTTGCTTATCTGCCGCGCAAATTCAAAATCGCCGTAAATGGCGCGAAAAGCGACCGCGCCGCCACTTTTGTGCACGATATCGGTTTGTGGGCGCTGCAAAACGAAGCCGGCGAAACCGGCTTTAAGGTGATTGTCGGCGGCGGCATGGGCCGCACACCCATCATTGGCAGCGTGCTGAATGAATTTTTGCCATGGCAGCATGTACTGACGTATATCGAAGCGATTATGCGGGTGTATAACCAATATGGCCGGCGCGACAATATCTATAAGGCGCGTATCAAGATTTTGCTCAAGGCGCTGGGCGTCGAGGAATTCCGCCGCCAGGTGGAAGAAGAATGGGCAGACTTGAAAGACGGCCCGGCCACCTTGACCCAAGCCGAAGTGCAGCGCGTGGCCGGCTATTTCACGCCGCCGGCGTATGAGACGTTGCCGGATTACAGCACGGAGCTGGGCGCGCTGGCGCAACAGGAAAAAGCCTTTGGCGCCTGGCTCAAGCGCAATGTCAAGGGACACAAGCAAAGCGGTTATGCGGCGGTTGTGCTGTCGCTCAAAAAAACCGGCGTGCCGCCGGGCGACGCCACCGCTGAGCAGCTGGATTGGATTGCTGATCTGGCCGAGCGCTTTTCTTTTGGCCAGGTGCGCGCCACCCATGAGCAAAATGTGGTGCTGGCCGATGTGGCGCAAAAAGATTTGTACAAGGTCTGGAAAGAAGCGCGCAGCCATGGCGTGGCCACGCCGAATATCGGCTTGCTGACCGATATCATCTGCTGCCCCGGCGGCGATTATTGCGCACTGGCCAACGCCAAATCCATCCCCATCGCCGCCGCTATTGCAGAGCGTTTTGATGATCTGGATTTCCAGTTTGATATCGGTGACATTGAGCTGAACATTTCCGGCTGCATCAATGCCTGCGGTCATCACCACATCGGCCATATCGGCATTTTGGGGGTGGATAAGGATGGCAGCGAGTGGTATCAAGTCTCGATTGGCGGCGCGCAAGGCAACCAGGCCGCAATCGGCAAAATCATCGGCCCGTCTTTTTCCGCTGCGCAAATGCCGGAAGTGATGGATCGCATTTTGCAAGTGTATGTGCGTGAGCGCCAGGAAGATGAGCGCTTTATCGACACCGCGCAGCGCGTCGGCGTTGCGCCGTTTAAAGAATTTGTGTATGCCACGCCGATTGCGGCTGGACACTATATCCCGGGAGAAGATGGTCATGCCTGACAGCAAACAAATCATTTTGGATCAGCGCGTTTGCGCGGATGACTGGCAGCTTCTCAAGCAGGAAGTCAGTGAAGAAGCGGCAGCCGGCTTTGCCGTGCCGGCGGGCAAGGTGATTGTGCCGCTGGCGGTATTGGTGGCGCAGGAAGCGCAACTCGCGCCGCGCATTGCAGCGGGTGAAATCGGGGTCTGGATCGCCAGCCACGAGCGGCCCGAAACCTTGCGCGGCAAGCTCGATGCGCTGCCGGTGGTGGCGGTGGATTTTCCCAAATTCGCCGACGGGCGCGGTTATTCGATTGCCTACAATCTGCGCACCCGTCTGGGCTTTAAGGGCCAACTGCGGGCGATTGGCGATGTGCTGCGCGACCAGATGTTTTATATGCAGCGCGTGGGCTTCAACGCCTTTGAGCCGCGCGCGGATCGGAATATTCATGACGCCTTGAAAGGCTTGTCGGATTTTTCCGAGGTCTATCAAAACTCGGTGGATCAGAAATATCCGCTGTTTGCGCGCGCCAGCCGCGCCGCGCAAGCCGCCAGCCAAACCCAGGGACAAAACTTTGGCGCAGGGGAAGGCATATGAGCACGCCCGCCCCTGCCGGCTTTGAGGAGCGTCTGGCGCAAACCCGCGCCGCCCTGCGTCAATTGGCCAGCGAATATCAGCATGTGGCGCTGGCCTCCAGTCTGGCGGCGGAAGATATGGTGTTGACGGACTTGATCGCACAGATGCAACTGCCATTCGCCATTTTCACGCTAGACACCGGG includes:
- a CDS encoding sulfite exporter TauE/SafE family protein translates to MMLTYIVSGFAVGLLVGLTGVGGGSLMTPLLTLLFGVSPSVAVGTDLAFAATTKSVGTLVHKITSTVRWEIVRRLCVGALPAALAATLWLKSHGPLNQDIAQFIRYSIAASVMLTVIALLFRGKMQAWMNAHPSRQLTGQRQAAATVISGAVIGAMVTISSIGAGAVGATILVLLYPRLSPAEVAGTDIAYAVPLTTIAALGHWWLGSIDWYLLFTLLLGSVPGITLGSLLARKIPERFLRGLLATTLTLVAAKLIS
- a CDS encoding DUF934 domain-containing protein — translated: MPDSKQIILDQRVCADDWQLLKQEVSEEAAAGFAVPAGKVIVPLAVLVAQEAQLAPRIAAGEIGVWIASHERPETLRGKLDALPVVAVDFPKFADGRGYSIAYNLRTRLGFKGQLRAIGDVLRDQMFYMQRVGFNAFEPRADRNIHDALKGLSDFSEVYQNSVDQKYPLFARASRAAQAASQTQGQNFGAGEGI
- a CDS encoding nitrite/sulfite reductase — encoded protein: MYRYDQYDHLIVRERIAQYRDQVRRRLSGELHEDEFRPLRLQNGLYMQRHAYMLRVAVPYGLLSSAQVRMFAHIARKYDRGYGHFTTRQNIQYNWIQLEDTPEILSDLASVEMHAIQTSGNCIRNVTSDEYAGVAPDEIIDPRPFCEILRQWSTFHPEFAYLPRKFKIAVNGAKSDRAATFVHDIGLWALQNEAGETGFKVIVGGGMGRTPIIGSVLNEFLPWQHVLTYIEAIMRVYNQYGRRDNIYKARIKILLKALGVEEFRRQVEEEWADLKDGPATLTQAEVQRVAGYFTPPAYETLPDYSTELGALAQQEKAFGAWLKRNVKGHKQSGYAAVVLSLKKTGVPPGDATAEQLDWIADLAERFSFGQVRATHEQNVVLADVAQKDLYKVWKEARSHGVATPNIGLLTDIICCPGGDYCALANAKSIPIAAAIAERFDDLDFQFDIGDIELNISGCINACGHHHIGHIGILGVDKDGSEWYQVSIGGAQGNQAAIGKIIGPSFSAAQMPEVMDRILQVYVRERQEDERFIDTAQRVGVAPFKEFVYATPIAAGHYIPGEDGHA